In Ovis canadensis isolate MfBH-ARS-UI-01 breed Bighorn chromosome 11, ARS-UI_OviCan_v2, whole genome shotgun sequence, the DNA window CCGCCAGGGTCTGGCCTGGCTGGCCGGCCGCCAGCATCaacccccacctcctccacccaccccccaTCCCTCGGGGAACCCGGGCCCAgccgccaggccccgccccgcggcTTCGGTCCTGCCCTCCCCGGGATTTAGTCCCGGCAGCTTGGGCGGCTCCCCAGCCGCTGCTTCCGCCTCCGCCAGGTGAGGGTCGGgagaggcaggggctctgggggccGGGCTGGCGGGGCGGCCTTCGTTTGGGGGCGCGTCTGGCGGTGCGAGCCTCCCCTCGCCGGTCCTTCTCCTCCGCGGCCACGTCTCCTCCTGTCCCCCATCTCGCGCTGTCCGTCCCCTTCTCACCTTGCCACTGGGCCGGATGTCTTAGCTATCCTGGCTTTCTCCTCCCGCCGCCCCTGCTCTGGCCCGCGATTCCTCGCCACCTCCGAGCGTCCCTCGGGACCCAGCCTGGGGCCGTCCGCTTCCTCCGGGCTTAACTAAGTTAGGGGTGCGAGGGGGGCAGGTGTGTGTGAGGGAGAGTGTGTGCGCAGACAGCCGGCGCCGAGAGCCTTATTGAATAAAGACTGGTGGAGTTGCCTGGGACTCACGTGTGCCGGCCGGGCTCTGTCTTGGGATCTGAGCTCAGGTGGGTGGGGAAGGGACTGTGTACCTGGCAGCCTGGGTGTCTCTGAGCAGTACCTGAGGTTTACCGCCCGTCACAAATGCCCGATTTGATTTCACATGTTGCTGCCTAGGGTGTGGAAGAGGCAATGACTCTGGGCGGCTCTGGGCAGAGGGGGCAGCCTACCGGCATATCTCAGGTACATGTGGACACCAAAGCTTGATGTCTTGTGTGCTGTGTTTGTGTAGACCTGGGTGTCTCACACGTGAGGGCAGGTGAATCTTGGAGGCAGTAAACTCAACATGTCTCAAGGAGGGTGTGTGTGAGGGGTACGTGGCAGGAATCCTGGTGTCTTGCGGCAACTAGTGTATGGCTCAGCTGGGAGTGGACATGTATCATGTGTCTCTGGTGTCTTTTGCATCACATTTCTAGGGGATCTATAGgtgtgacgtgtgtgtgtgtgtgtgtgtgtctgaagtGTGGTTAGTGTATCTGGGCATCTCTGGAGTGTATGTGGTGGATCAGAATGTCTCTGGTGTACCTGAGTGGGTGTGTACAAGGGTGCACCTCAAGTCTAAGAGGCAGTATGTCTGAGTGGCCTAGGGGTacaggcagggcttcccaggtggcactagtagtaaagaacccacctgccagtgcagaaaacataaagagatgagggttccatctctgggtcaggaagattccctggaggagggcatggcaacccactctagtcttcttgcgtggagaattccaaggacagaggagcctggtgggttacagtccatagggttgcaaagagctggacatgactgaagcgacttagcatgcacgggGGTACAGGCAGTGTGCCATATCTCAGAGCGGGGCCACACATCTGAAGTCTGCTAGGTGCTAAAATCTTAGGTGTGAGGAGAACGTTCTTCCTGGGTGGGGTTTGTGTGTATGAGGGGCAGGATTCCTGGCTGACCCTGAGATCCCTCCCTCTGTACCTGAGTGTTTCTGAGGATTTGAGGGTGGAGCTGGCGACCATGTCTCTGGTGCCTGAGTGTCTCAGGTGACTACCCTGGACCATGTGACTGGAGGACGGGGCCTCACAGGGGTCCCTCCTCCAGACATGCTCCCCGAGGCGGGTTCCCTGTGGCTGCTGCGGCTGCTCCGAGACCTCCAGCTGGCCCAGTTTTACCGGCCCATCCTGGAGGAGCTTAACGTGACTCGGCCGGAGCACTTCGACTTTGTAAGAGCTGAAGATCTGGATGGCATTGGCATGGGCCGGCCTGGTGAGAGTCCCCTGCCCTTAGGCCCTactgtttccttccccagcctGTTAGTTGGGACTCTCCTCCAACCACCACACACCCCAGCCTTCTTGCTTGTAAATCTCTTGCATCCTGCTCCCTGCCGCCCCCATTACCCCATCCCTCTGATTCTGGCCTCCCTCAGCCCAACGTAGACTGGCTGAAGCTCTGAAGAGGCACCGTTCGGGGCTCAAGTCTAAGAACTGGGTCTACAAGGTGTGTGTTTTGGGGTGGGGGCGAGAGGCTTCTCAGGGCCCGCTCAGgcctgggcagggggcaggctGAGTGGCAGAGGAGAGTGTAAACAGAGTTCCACACACCTGATTTCCCATCCTTGTTTCAGATCCTTGGGGGCTTTGCCTCTGGGCAGAAGGAGACCACCCCACCCTCAGATAGCCTTCCATCCCTCCCTGAGCCAGATGGGAGACTCAAGTGTCTGATCCCCGACCGGGCTGTGTGCCGAGGGGAGCTTCTGGGCTCCGGCTGCTTTGGCATGGTGCACCGAGGGCTGTGGACACTACCCAGCGGCCAGACTGTGAGTGTCCAGGGAACCTACTTCATTCTGGGATCTTGGGCCAGCTGCCCCCTCTCTGAGGGCCCTCTCTGCTCTGGCCTTGGCTTAACTGTTTGCTCCTGTGCCTTACGGTGCTTCCCCCCACGCCCAGGTCCCAGTGGCTGTCAAGTCCCTCCGGGTGGGTCCCGAAGGTCCCGAGGGCACTGAGCTAGAGGACTTCCTGAGAGAAGTGTCCGTCATGATGAACTTGGAGCATCCACACGTGCTGCGTCTGCACGGCCTTGTACTAGGCCAGCCTCTGCAGATGGTGAgcaaaccctgatgctggcacCTGGGACAGTCCCCAGGCCGATGGGCTACAGGAGGGTGAGTGCTAGGGTCTCATGGGGACAGACCACCGCTCACACCGACGTGCTCCTGCAGGTGATGGAGCTGGCgcccctgggctccctgcacGCGCGTCTGACGGCCCCAGCCCCCACGCCCCCGCTGGCCCTGGCCTTGCTCTGCCTCTTCCTGCGGCAGGTGGCGGGGGCCATGGCGTACCTGGGGGCCCGTGGGCTGGTCCACCGAGACCTGGCCACGCGCAACCTGCTACTGGCTTCACCGCGCACCATCAAGGTGGCTGACTTCGGGCTGGTGCGACCGCTGGGCGGCGCCCGGGGCCGCTACATCATGGGTGGGCCCCGCCGCATCCCCTTTGCATGGTGAGAACCTGGGCGGTAGGGCAGGATCTGAGGGCAGGAGCTGAGGGGGTGGTCCTCTGAGGGAGGCGGGGACTAGAGGAGTCTTCCGGTCTGGAAGGGCAGAGAAAGGACTTTGGAAGGAACGCAGGCCCGCGGGGCGCATTAAGGGGGCGTGCCCAGTGGCAGGTGGGCGCTCCGGGCACACACCCTGTGCACACATCCGGCCCCCTTCAGCTCCGCTTCCACAGGTGTGCGCCCGAAAGCCTGCGCCACGGGGCCTTCTCATCTGCCTCGGACGTGTGGATGTATGGGGTGACGCTGTGGGAGATGTTCGCTGGGGGCGAGGAGCCCTGGGCCGGGGTCCCGCCATACCTCATCCTGCAACGGCTGGAGAAGGACCGAGCCCGCCTGCCCAGGCCTCCTCTCTGCTCCAGGGCCCTCTACACCCTGGCCTTGCGCTGCTGGGCCTACCACCCTGCTGACCGGCCCACCTTTTCCGACCTAGAGGGGCTGCTCCAAGAGGTGGGAGCTTCTGTCTCCCCGGAAACCCCCAATCTTTcttgcctctgttttctttcccaggGTCCCATGCACAAGATGGACGTATACTGACTCCCAGTTTGGGGTCTGGGACCTGATTCTGAACAAAGCAGATTCATTCCCCACCATTAGGGTCCTCAGAGCCCCAGGGAGACAGCTGAGGTCTAGTTTATGCTGgctggggaagagagaggggagcCCAGAGAGGCAGGATGCAGTGGGTGTTTGACAGACAGAGGAAAGGTTAAGCGTGGGAGGGGGAAGTACAGTGACCAGGGTGGCAGAGGCACTTTCGGGGTGCACCAAGGAGAGACTTGTAAGACATGGTAAATAACCGGTGTTAGCACCGAGAGCGCTTGGTGTGTGCAAGATACCGTACTAAGTGCTCTCCATGTATCCTGATGCATCTTCACTCATTCAGTCCTTACAACAACCCAGCTCGATCTTAGGGAGGGGGCAGTTAAGACACTGAGTTTAAGTGATTTGCCTAAGGAAGTGGAGGAATGGAGAGCTGAACCAGTCACTGACTGCAGAGCTGTGCCCTAAATCACTATATACTCTAACATTAAAGGAGTTTAGTTCTTAACTCTGAGGACATCTAGGGGCCACAGAAGGGTTGTGAGCAGGAGAGTTATAGGCCATCCTTAGATATATGTcactctggtttccttggtggtattattggtaaagaacccacctgccatgcaggtgactaagagacatgggttctgtccctgggctgggaaaatagcctggaggagggcatggcaacccactccagtattcttgcctggagaaccctatgaacagaggagcctggtgggctacagtccatagggtcacaaagagttgaatacaactgaagcaacttagcatagcacacaCTCTGGTTTGGTGCAAAAATGGATTAGAAGGATGAGGCTGAAGATGGGAAGACCAGTAGACTGCAATGACTGTGAAGCAGATGTGAGATGAAGAGGTCTGGATGAAGGTGGAGGCAGTGGAGAATTCCCAGAGGTCCTTGGGAGGCAGAGGTGATGGGCCTGGGTATGGAGTGAAAGTGTACAGGGTGACTCTCCCCTTGACCCCCCCTAGATAGAGGCAGGGTCCCCTTTTGTTACTTCCTGACCCCTGGGCTGTGTCCAGCTTGGCATGGAATCCAGGTCTGCTACCACTGGATTACAGCTGAGACAGGGACCATCCCCCCCCTGGGCCCAGGACACACCTGGTAGGGGTTTGCTTGATGGGTACATGAAGAGTCTCTCCTCTGTTCCCATGACATTACCCTTGTGACTCATGCCACAAGCCCAGCTACCCTTTCCTCCTATCTCTACAGGCCTGGCCTCCTGAGGGACGTTGTGTGAGGGAGGTCATGGAGCCTGGTGCCCTGAGGATGGAACCTGGTGACCCCATCACTATCATTGAGGGCAGGTGAGGGTCTCATGCCTCCCACCCAGCCCCAGGAGGACTCCCTCCCAACCCTCCTGATGCTGGTCCCGGCTCAGCTTCCCCCCAGCTCCTTGAACCCCAGgcctctgcctcctctcccccGTTGGGCCCCGAGCACTCTACCACAGTCCTGGCCTCCCTGCTAGAGCCACCGCTGGCCCATAGAGCCCTTTTGTGTTAGAGAGAAAAAAGCGTCCCTTCCTCCGGGCAGATGTGGCTCCATAGCGCACAGCTTGTGAGCTGAATGTGGACGGGGCCCAGCCCCCACTCTCCCCTGGGGCCCAGCCCTTTCACCCACGCCTCTTCCCACAGCCCTGACTCCACAACTTGGAAGGGCCAGAACGGTCGCACATTCAAAGTGGGCAGCTTCGCAGCCTCGGCGGTGACACTGGTAGACCTACCAGCCACCCGCCCCATCCTCAGAGGCACCCCTGCCCGGGGAGAGCGACACCAGAGAAACGCAGATGGGTAAGGACCCAAAAGAGTGGGGGCCAGAGCTAGGCTAGGAACCAACCAAGCCCAGCAACTTTTCTGGAAGGGGAGCCTGTCGGGGAGGTGAAGATGGAGGGGAGAAGGGTGAAGTTGGAGGGAGGTGGGTAAAGATGGAGAGGAGGCTGGATGTGCCTCAGGTCTCAGCCTGCCTGGAGGCCCCAGAGAGGGGAAGCTGGAGGGGAAGGGGTAAAGGTGGAGGGCAGGCTGGAGGTGCCTCAGGTCTCAGCCTGCTTGGAGGCCCCAGAAATTCTTTGGGGGAGGGAACTGCTctctggggtgggggcggagaATGAACTGGAATACTCTCCGACAGGGACAGAGGGAAGGCAAAGCTTCAGGATGCCCCTCAGGCTCGGGGCCAGAGAAGGAATGTGGCTCTGCAGAGGACTAAAGGTAGGTGTGGTGGTGGGGACAGAGCCTACAGGGTCTCCCAGGAGGTCTGGAATCACCCTCCAACAGTGCCCCTTGCTCTGATTGTATCTGTGATCTCCCCACCTATCGGGTCCTGCCCTTCCTCTGCCTGCTGACATGCTGGCTGGACTTCAGGCAGCATCTCCCCCCTGCAGCCCTGGGCCGCTCTCTGGGCCCCCTGGGTGCCTGGATATGGGCATCCATCCTGCACATCTGGGTTCTGGTCTGCCTGGACAGAGGACCACCCCGAGGACAGATAGCCAGAGAAAGAAGGCAGCTGGGCTTCCTCTCAAGTTGTGGTTTCTTTCTCAAATATGCAGGCATTTCCAAGAGTCTGGAgtcggttctatccctgggtccccGTCCCACAGGAGGCGGGTCGAGTCCCCCTGAACTTCGACATGCCAGAACTGGGCCCCAGGGACCCCCAGGCCGGTCACCCCGTCTTCCCATGGCTGCCAGCTCTTCCCAGCCTCCCAGGGAGCGGCCTCCCTGGCCCAAAAGAGAATTTCCCCACAGTCACCCCGTAGGAGCACCTGGAGCCAGCAAAGCCACCATCCCCTCCGGAGGACCCTTGTCTGACCCTGAGCTGCAGAGGAGGGTTATGGAGGTGAGGTCTCCCTGAAGTGGCCCGGTGTCCAGAGGGGCTACAGACTGGAGGAGGGGCCTAAATGAGGCTTCATCCCTGGCAGGTAGAGCTGAGTGTGCACGGAGTCACCTACCAGGAGTGCCAGGCTGCTCTAAGAGCCACCGGGGGAgatgtggtttctgccatacggaACCTCAAGGTAAAGTCCGACCCTTCCCCTGGTTCCTGCCCTTCCTGGCCCTGCCCTCTGGCAGTCAGCTGCCTGTCTTCCCACCCCCACAGGTAGAGCAGCTCTTCTACCTCAGCAGCTGGTCCAGAGCAGATTGCCGGCGCATCCTGGAGCGTTACCAGTGGGACCTCTCAGCTGCCAGCCGCTATGTCTTGGCCCGGCCCTGAGCTCCGTTCCTTTGGGCACAGACACTAGACAGACCAAGGGCCTAGCCACATGAGACAAGGCAGAAGCAGAACAAGGTCCCAACAGGCCTGTGGTAGGTACAGGAGGAGCCCAGCATCAGGCACTGTTGTCTCCTCACCTGCCCCTTGGCCTCTGAGGCCACAAGCTCCCTTGGCCATAGGAGGATCTAGTCCACTCTGCCCAACAAGAGGGAATACTtggaggagcggagctgtggcACATCATACCCACAGGAAGCTTCTGTCACTACAGAAAATGAGCACAAGGCCATTCTGGGTCACGGGAGAAGCCATCCTGAACTGCCATCAGCTACCACACTGTGCTCTGGGGGTAACCATCTTGGATGACTTGGGGAATACAGCCTCAGCTGCCTTGGCGTGGTCTGGGGCCATCATGGGTGATCAAAGGGGCTCTCTTAGACTCAAGGACACATGATCTTGGCAGTGTGGATTATGAGATGGGCCAGACCCTGCCCATCACAGCTGTCTTATTTCCCTTTATCTCTTCCCACACCCAACTCTTTCTCCTACCCTCTCCTATTACAAACATCTTCCAGTGTGCAAAAAGTTACAAAGTTTATATGAATATAACATAAAAAGATACAGCTTCCTTCCTGGGACAAAGGAAGGAACGGGTGGTTAAGGCACAGGAAGTCGCAGCAAGCACCAGCTGAGGGAGAGGAAGTTGGCACTGGGGTCCTGGCCCTAGTGGGGAGGTAGGATGCCCTCAGAGTGCCATTGTCTGAGGCTGAACTAATTGGCCAAGCGGATGTGGGGAAAGGGTGGCCAGGTCCGCCATCTTTGGTGTctttcccacccccagccccgtcAGAGAACCCCAGAGTCCCGCGTTCTAAGGCCTCGTCTGGAGCAGAGACCCTGGAAGGGGTTGGGAGGAAGTGGGTAGGAAACATTTGAAAGCCGATATGCCTGCATGCTGAGGGGCCACGGGAGATGTGGCGGGAAGTAGCAGGGGAAGGGCTCTCATACATACCCTTCTGTAGGGGCCACAGGTGAAGGAGGccaggggagcaggggagggatgGGGCACCAAGCCCCCAGCctcgcaggcctccctgtctctcgcCTGCAGTGTACACAGAGGAAAGGGGCTACCTCTGAGCAGGGGCCAGGGCGAGTGACCATCCTGAATTCTGGTTGAGTTGATGGTCTCCTCACCCAGAGAGGGCCTCTAACTGGTGATGGCAGAGGGCCCAGCGCCTCCTCGCTTCTCGAAGAACATGTAGTCCTGAGGGGAGGGCATGGTCAGCAGGATATCTGGCTGGGCCAGCCTGGCTCAGCTATCAAAACCCAGGTctggaaccccaaacccctaaagACTCTGTCTCTGAACCTCTCCTAGCAGGAGGCCAAGAAGCACTCAGAACCTCTGAGTGAGAGCAGAGGGGTAGTGGGGGGAGGAGCAAGGGCCGCCGACTCACAATGAGGAACGTGGCTCCAAGCAGCACAGCCTTCACCCTCACGTCCAGGTCCAGTGGGAACTGCAGGCCGAAGTCATCTGTGTCAGTGAGGGCTTCTCGGAGCAGGCCCCCCCACTGCTTGCTGATGCGGCCCACACTGCGGGATTCGTCTGGGGTCTTCACCtggcaggagagagggagggagggagatccCACGTAGAAGGGTTGTGCCTGATCTCTGTCTCCCGTCCCACTTCCACAGTCCCCGGTTATGAACTGTGCAGGCGGTACACATAGTGAATCCTCCGAAAGCCTTTGGGTTCCATGTGACATCTGGGGACACTGACCCACCTGAAGTTACCCTGTGAGTCCACAACAAAAATCGGGGTGGCAACTTGGATCTGTTGCTCTTGAAAGGCCACACGTGACTGCTAAACATCAGTGTTGGGAGAAACAGAAGCACAATACAATCTAATCTCCTTAGCGGATGGCCAGTTGCTAGGTTTGTTTTGGTTACCAAAGTCCTTGCCACCAACAGTTGGTGCAGTTTGTGCCCTGTACAGAGTAGCCTGGCCAGATGGGCTAAAAGAAGCTGCTAAATGCCTGATTGTGCTCAGCCAACCAGGCTGCTAGATGGCCCAGAGGGCTGTCTGTCCTCTTATCTGCAAGGTAGTGAGGGCTCTGTCTAGTGCAGCATGCAAGCCTCATCCTGGGTGGATACAAGTCCATCcagtgggaggagggggcagcagaAAGTGGCCTCTGAGGACCAGGGTCTTCACTGGCCTCTCTCAGCCCAGCAGCAACAGGCCCTGCCAATATGGGTGGTAATTCACAATGACTGCCTGGACTTTATCCTCCGCTCATTCTCCTGTGGCTAGAACTGGAGTGATGTCCTGCCCATCCCCTTCCCCGAAGGTCCTACAGCCCTGGGGCACTTCCTGCAGACCAGTCCCAGGTTGGGCAGGGCCTCTCCCAGCCAGCCCTGTGGTCCCAAGAGCACAACCCCAAATGTGGACCATTCATATTACATAAAAGGAAGATTGACCTGATAAGAACCATGCAGTCTACATATTCCCATCCAGAGATCATCAAGTTATCTCTTTGCCAATGAGTTCCTATCAAAGAAGCTTTCCCCAGGTACCAAGGTGactcagttttaaaaagtaaccTTAGGTAGAGCACCTTATCAGAAGCCTTGGAAAGCCTACCAGACTATACCTGTTGTTTCCTCCCTTATCTACACATATAATTATCTCTTAAAGTATTCAAGTGCCTTTATCTTCTAGAAAAGAAGGTGCTTCCCAGGCTTTACTCTTAAATGGTCACCACTTGGATTCTCTAGGCTCTGGGTTGGTAACCAGAATGTATGGTAAGAAGGACATCACCTGGATTTCAGACTAGGGGTGGATGGGTGGACATTTGGCAAGGTAAGCCACAGGATATTAACAAGTGAAATCAGTGCTTGCTCCAGGGCCTGGGCTCACGAACTCACACACACAGGAGCCATGTGGGCCCAGCCCAAGGTACACTCAATAATCATCCTTCACCCTAACTCCAGCCTGGCCTAAGctaatttttttctccctcaacACAAGGTTGCAGATCGCAATCAGCATTGGCCCTTCAGATGAAATCCTCAGCCATGTTTTATAAGATCCTGGTCCATCTTATTTCTGAGTAGAGAAAAGCCAGCAATGTGGTAGGCATCACAGCAGGTTTGGATTAATGAGCTCTTGACTATCCTGCTTCATGGATGCCTTGGTTTATGAAGGTCCCAGGAATCTCCCCTTATTCCTGATACCTCAAAGTTAGTGTCCGTGCCACAGCCACACGTCCAGCAGGGCCCCACCACTCTCAGGAGGGTTTGGCGGTCAGCATCCTGAATGGAGAACTTGGGGATGAAAGGATGCCAGGTCTGTAGAACATGGCCAATGGTGGTGCCCGGTGGAGCCTGGACTTCCATCTGGAGTGGGAAACAGACAGGATCACTGCCCAGCCGGGTACCCTGGCCCCCAAACTCTCACCAGTCTAGCTCTATCATCTGTTTCCCCTCATGAGACCTTCCATCCCCTTCACTAGACCACCTGTCTTCCCTCTCACTAGGCCTCCCATCCCACCTGCTGCTGGCCAACTCCAATCAGAAGACCATCTCATCCCATGCCTCACCCAGGTTCTGCCGCCATCACTGGCCAGCCCCTTACCCGAGTTTCTCTCCGGCCCCAGCCTTCCCCACTCACCTCCTGGAGGCCACACGGACAGCAGCTGCAGCCACAGTGGAGGGGGCGGAGCAGGCGCAGCACCTCTCTGTCCCCGGGGTCCACCAAGCGGACTCGCAGGGGCCGGCGGGCACCACAGCACAGCCGGGCACAGCAGTTGCTCTCCTCCGCCGCCTGACCCAGGGGTTGTCCGGCCCCAGAGCGCAGTTCGTAGCGGTTACAGGTCTCCCAGCCCAAGAGCGCTGCCAAGGGGTGACATGCTGAGGCTCCGACACCAGCGCCTGCCCCAGAGCCCACTATTTGCCCCCGTGATGAGGCCCAACCTATTCCTCCTTCCACTCACTTTCCACCGGCTCAGCCTTCTGGTGAATCAAGATCTGATCAATCTGGAAAGACAGTAGGGGCCAGGCGGACATCAGCTGGCCTGCCTAGTCGCCTGGGTCCCCTCCCTGtcactcctcccttccttcctccctccctccctccctcccactcaccTGCATCAGGAATTCGAGGCCGGAAGGCACCCCTGGCAATGGCAAGAAGGGGGCAGCTGGTCCCGGGGCCCCAGGGCCAGGCGAGGGGAAGAGAGCAAAGCCCGGCGCAGGGGCAGGCACGTGGGCAGGCACTGGTGCCTGCCCGGGCCCGGACACCTGGCCGGGCCCAGGCCCAGGATGCAGTGCCGGCTCCGGGTATCCAGCAGTCACAGGGTAGGGAGGTGGGGGCGAAGGGGCATACCCTTTGGGGGTCAAGTAGCCTGTGGGGGGGACAAGAGTAGGTTAGAAGGGGTCCCTGACTTCATCCCTTTACCCCTTGGCCCACAGGCCGCGAGGCTGCGGGGAAATTGTGatgagaagagaatgagaaagatggGGCGGGGGAGCAGGGCGGCGGCTTctcggggaggaagggaggggccccaCGCAGCCAGTCCGAGCACATTCCCGGAGGATGCGTCTGACACCGGGCTACCAAGTCCGTGGGGGGGATAACGGAGACCCTCGACCTTGCGCCCACTTACCTGCCATGGGAGAGAGGCGAGGATTCGCGGGATCTCGGTGTCCCAGAGGTTTAGTTCTAGAAGTGGAGGCAAGCTCGAAGACAGCAGACagacacaaagacagacacaaagaCCGACAGGCAAACGCGGAGAGGCGGCTGCGCCCAGCGCCGGCCCAGGGTCTCTAGGGCGGCGCGTCTGACTCGGGGAGAAACCGAAAGTGTCAGCGGGCAAGGCGGGGGCGCTGGGACCCTGGATTCCCGCAGGGGCCCCAGTACCGCCCCCTCCCTTTGTTCTCCCATTCTCCGCGGAGGCGGCTGTTGGCAGACCGCAGGACAGATGGGCCTGCAGTCAGACCGACGACCCGACCTCGAAGGAGGTCTCCTGACCCCTCTGTTCCCCCTGCTCACCTGAAGCCCCTAGAATAGCCCGGGTGCCCAGCACTCGGCGGCCCGAGGAGCTAGTGGAGGCGGGCCCAGAGGTGACTCCGCCCCCGACCCGTCCAGGTCCCGCCCCTCCCGGCCAGAGCGGCGCGCCTGCGCAGAAATAATGCTTGCTTTCCGGTGGGGCCCCGTGGCTTGGCGGGCGTCCCCGCCCTTTCCGCTCGGATGCTGAAGCTCGCCTGGGAGGGCAGTCGGGTGAGACCTAACCCTGCGACCCCCGCCAGGTCTGCGGGCGGAGAGTGACCAGTGACCCTTAGTGGGAGAGAGGGCCGCTCGCGCGGCGctggaccccaggctcctcctcctgaGGGCGGTTCGGGCCTCGCTGACGCAGCCAAGCACCCTACACTCTCACCCATTGGCTTTTCCGACTGGCTCCTGGCTCCCCTTCTGCCTCCTTGGGGCTACCTTGCCCATTTTCTCTACCTGACGCAGCAGTGACACACACGGACACTTTGCAATTACAATCCTTCCTTCAGGCGCCCCCAGCCACGCGACAGGCCGCCAGACAGTGTCAGTAAAGAGCGTGCGAGAGGCGAGGCTAAGGAGGCAGCCCGGACGCAGGCAGGCCTTCCCCAACAGGCATCACTTCCTCGGCTTGGAGTCCTGAGCCCAGGCCAGGAGGTGTGAGGGGGTCCTGCGCCTTGGGGGCCTAAAGGCTTAGTGGCAAGAAATGCCCTTTTAGATAAGAATTCGGGCCACGTGCGCAGAAGGCCTTGTGGGAGCTGGGCTTTGGCCCCCAGGGCAGCAGGAGCCCACTGAAAGATTTTACGAAGACGGAGGGAGGTCAGCTATTTTAGAAAACCATTTAAACTGTGTGGTGGGGAACAGAGGCACCTAAGACTGGGTTGTTGCCAGTAGTCTGGGGGATGGGATGGCTGTGATAGTGTAGACAGACGGGAAGCGGCAGACTTTGGCTATATTTAGACAATAATAGAGAACTTGCTTGAGAGGTGAGATGCAGAGGTGAGGAGTCCAGGATGACTTCTGTTGCCTGTCTGGTGACCAGGCAGATGGGGGTCCCACCCAGCAAGATGAACATAGGGAGAAGCAGGTTtgccggctcctctgtccctgttcCTCTGGGCTGGTCCTACAGCTTCAGTCATCTGCTTCAAACCCAAGTGCCAGACCTCTCTCCTGGTATCCCTTAGTGCCTACCTGGCCCAAACCATGCACCAACCTCCACCAAAACACAAACGGAAATTCAGTTATTCAGTGTAGATTTAATGAGCCCCTACTGTATTTCAGACAGGCAATCAAAAAAGTAtgtggcatttttttaaaaagtaacaaaattcCTAATCGCCCCAGGAAGAAACAATGTACATAAAATACATCAGAAGTCACACTGTGACAAGTGTTATAAGGAAAAATAGAGCAGGGAAAGAAGAATGGTGAGCAGGAGTTGCAATTTTAAAGAGGGTGAAGTAGAAAGGCATCATCACTGAGGTGATGGTTGAGCATTAAGAGGGTTGAGGATTAAGCCATGACAATTGCTAGGTGAAGAGTTTTTCAGGTAGAGGGGACAAGAGCAAAGGCCCAGAGGTAGAAGTGTACCTTGTTTGTTCAGTTAACCAAAGCCCAGTGTggctgcaatgaaaagaataa includes these proteins:
- the TNK1 gene encoding non-receptor tyrosine-protein kinase TNK1 isoform X1, with the translated sequence MERCPGSPRPGCGRGNDSGRLWAEGAAYRHISDMLPEAGSLWLLRLLRDLQLAQFYRPILEELNVTRPEHFDFVRAEDLDGIGMGRPAQRRLAEALKRHRSGLKSKNWVYKILGGFASGQKETTPPSDSLPSLPEPDGRLKCLIPDRAVCRGELLGSGCFGMVHRGLWTLPSGQTVPVAVKSLRVGPEGPEGTELEDFLREVSVMMNLEHPHVLRLHGLVLGQPLQMVMELAPLGSLHARLTAPAPTPPLALALLCLFLRQVAGAMAYLGARGLVHRDLATRNLLLASPRTIKVADFGLVRPLGGARGRYIMGGPRRIPFAWCAPESLRHGAFSSASDVWMYGVTLWEMFAGGEEPWAGVPPYLILQRLEKDRARLPRPPLCSRALYTLALRCWAYHPADRPTFSDLEGLLQEAWPPEGRCVREVMEPGALRMEPGDPITIIEGSPDSTTWKGQNGRTFKVGSFAASAVTLVDLPATRPILRGTPARGERHQRNADGDRGKAKLQDAPQARGQRRNVALQRTKGISKSLESVLSLGPRPTGGGSSPPELRHARTGPQGPPGRSPRLPMAASSSQPPRERPPWPKREFPHSHPVGAPGASKATIPSGGPLSDPELQRRVMEVELSVHGVTYQECQAALRATGGDVVSAIRNLKVEQLFYLSSWSRADCRRILERYQWDLSAASRYVLARP
- the TNK1 gene encoding non-receptor tyrosine-protein kinase TNK1 isoform X2 translates to MERCPGSPRPDMLPEAGSLWLLRLLRDLQLAQFYRPILEELNVTRPEHFDFVRAEDLDGIGMGRPAQRRLAEALKRHRSGLKSKNWVYKILGGFASGQKETTPPSDSLPSLPEPDGRLKCLIPDRAVCRGELLGSGCFGMVHRGLWTLPSGQTVPVAVKSLRVGPEGPEGTELEDFLREVSVMMNLEHPHVLRLHGLVLGQPLQMVMELAPLGSLHARLTAPAPTPPLALALLCLFLRQVAGAMAYLGARGLVHRDLATRNLLLASPRTIKVADFGLVRPLGGARGRYIMGGPRRIPFAWCAPESLRHGAFSSASDVWMYGVTLWEMFAGGEEPWAGVPPYLILQRLEKDRARLPRPPLCSRALYTLALRCWAYHPADRPTFSDLEGLLQEAWPPEGRCVREVMEPGALRMEPGDPITIIEGSPDSTTWKGQNGRTFKVGSFAASAVTLVDLPATRPILRGTPARGERHQRNADGDRGKAKLQDAPQARGQRRNVALQRTKGISKSLESVLSLGPRPTGGGSSPPELRHARTGPQGPPGRSPRLPMAASSSQPPRERPPWPKREFPHSHPVGAPGASKATIPSGGPLSDPELQRRVMEVELSVHGVTYQECQAALRATGGDVVSAIRNLKVEQLFYLSSWSRADCRRILERYQWDLSAASRYVLARP
- the TNK1 gene encoding non-receptor tyrosine-protein kinase TNK1 isoform X3 gives rise to the protein MLPEAGSLWLLRLLRDLQLAQFYRPILEELNVTRPEHFDFVRAEDLDGIGMGRPAQRRLAEALKRHRSGLKSKNWVYKILGGFASGQKETTPPSDSLPSLPEPDGRLKCLIPDRAVCRGELLGSGCFGMVHRGLWTLPSGQTVPVAVKSLRVGPEGPEGTELEDFLREVSVMMNLEHPHVLRLHGLVLGQPLQMVMELAPLGSLHARLTAPAPTPPLALALLCLFLRQVAGAMAYLGARGLVHRDLATRNLLLASPRTIKVADFGLVRPLGGARGRYIMGGPRRIPFAWCAPESLRHGAFSSASDVWMYGVTLWEMFAGGEEPWAGVPPYLILQRLEKDRARLPRPPLCSRALYTLALRCWAYHPADRPTFSDLEGLLQEAWPPEGRCVREVMEPGALRMEPGDPITIIEGSPDSTTWKGQNGRTFKVGSFAASAVTLVDLPATRPILRGTPARGERHQRNADGDRGKAKLQDAPQARGQRRNVALQRTKGISKSLESVLSLGPRPTGGGSSPPELRHARTGPQGPPGRSPRLPMAASSSQPPRERPPWPKREFPHSHPVGAPGASKATIPSGGPLSDPELQRRVMEVELSVHGVTYQECQAALRATGGDVVSAIRNLKVEQLFYLSSWSRADCRRILERYQWDLSAASRYVLARP